CGTCATCAAGCCGGCGCCACAGACCCCCTTCTCCGCACTCGCGATGGCCGAGCTCGCGCGGCGCGCCGGCATTCCGGCCGGCGTGTTCAACGTCGTCACCGGCGACGCCATCGCGATCGGCGGCGAGTTCACCGGCAACGACAAGGTCCGCAAGTTGTCGTTCACGGGTTCCACCGCGGTGGGCAAACTACTCATGGCGCAGTGCGCGGCCACGGTCAAGAAGGTCGCGCTCGAGCTCGGCGGCAATGCGCCGTTCCTCGTGCTCGAGGATGCCGATCTCGACGCCGCGGTCACCGGCGCCATCCAGAGCAAGTACCGCAACACGGGCCAGACCTGCGTGTGCGCCAACCGCTTCATCGTGCATTCGAAGGTCTACGACCCGTTCACGCAGAAACTCATCGCGGCCGTGCAGAAGCTGCGCGTGGGGGATGGCCTGAAGGGCGAAACCGACCAGGGGCCGCTGATCGACGCCAAGGCACTCGCCAAGGTCGAAGCGCACATCGCGGATGCGAAGGCCAAGGGCGCGACGGTCGCGACCGGCGGCCATCGCCATGCACTCGGCGGCACGTTCTACGAGCCGACCGTGCTCACCAACGTCAACAGCAAGATGATCCTGGCGAAAGAAGAAACCTTCGGCCCGGTCGCCCCGCTGTTCCGCGTCGATTCCGACGAAGAAGCCATCCGCCTCGCCAACGACACCGAGTTCGGTCTCGCGGCCTACGTCTATACGCGAGATCTCGCTCGCTCCTGGCGGGTCACCGAAGCGCTCGAATATGGCATCGTGGGCCTCAATACGGGCCTCATCTCCACGGAAGTCGCGCCCTTCGGCGGCATCAAGGAGAGCGGCGCCGGACGTGAGGGCTCCAAGTACGGAATTCTGGAATTCACCGAACTCAAGTACGTCTGCGTCGGCGGCATCTGACCGGGCGCACGCGTGAGCGTGCGCGCACGCCATCTCATTCCGCTGCTGGGGGCCTGCAGCGCCATCGGGTCGGTGGGCAACTACCTGTTCCTGCCGGCGCTGCCGCAGATCGGTGAGTTCTACGGCGTCGACGCCGGCGCCACGCAGCTCACCTTCACTACCTATCTAG
This sequence is a window from Pseudomonadota bacterium. Protein-coding genes within it:
- a CDS encoding NAD-dependent succinate-semialdehyde dehydrogenase — encoded protein: MIQLKDPTLWKERGFIAGEWAPAASGLTTEIRNPADGVSLGTVPNMGAVEARRAIDAAHAAMPAWAKKTAAERARLMRTWFDLMMANVDDLAVIMTAEQGKPLAESKGEIAYAASFIEWFAEEGKRIYGDLIPGHQPDKRIMVLRQPIGVVTAITPWNFPAAMITRKAAPALAAGCPIVIKPAPQTPFSALAMAELARRAGIPAGVFNVVTGDAIAIGGEFTGNDKVRKLSFTGSTAVGKLLMAQCAATVKKVALELGGNAPFLVLEDADLDAAVTGAIQSKYRNTGQTCVCANRFIVHSKVYDPFTQKLIAAVQKLRVGDGLKGETDQGPLIDAKALAKVEAHIADAKAKGATVATGGHRHALGGTFYEPTVLTNVNSKMILAKEETFGPVAPLFRVDSDEEAIRLANDTEFGLAAYVYTRDLARSWRVTEALEYGIVGLNTGLISTEVAPFGGIKESGAGREGSKYGILEFTELKYVCVGGI